Proteins encoded together in one Shewanella acanthi window:
- the ettA gene encoding energy-dependent translational throttle protein EttA, with protein sequence MAQFVYSMLRVGKVVPPKKQILKDISLSFFPGAKIGVLGLNGSGKSTLLRIMAGLDTEIEGEARPMPGLKIGYLPQEPKLDPTQTVREAIEEAVSEAKNALKRLDEVYAAYADPDADFDALAKEQGELEAIIQAQDAHNLDNILERAANALRLPDWDEKIEVLSGGERRRVAICRLLLEKPEMLLLDEPTNHLDAESVAWLEHFLQEYSGTVVAITHDRYFLDNAAGWILELDRGEGIPWEGNYSSWLEQKDARLKQESAAESARQKTIAKELEWVRQGAKGRQSKGKARMARFEELNTSDYQKRNETNELFIPPGPRLGDKVIEVTNLTKSYGDRVLIDNLSFSIPKGAIVGIIGANGAGKSTLFRMLSGSEQPDSGTIELGETVQLASVEQFRDSMNDKNTIWQEISGGQDIMRINNMEIPSRAYVGRFNFRGADQQKVIGTLSGGERNRVHLAKLLQAGGNVLLLDEPTNDLDVETLRALEEAILEFPGCAMVISHDRWFLDRIATHILDYRDEGQVNFYEGNYTEYSAWLKNTYGADVVEPHRLKYKRMTK encoded by the coding sequence ATGGCTCAGTTTGTGTATAGCATGCTGCGGGTGGGCAAGGTTGTTCCACCTAAGAAGCAGATCCTTAAAGACATTTCCTTAAGCTTTTTCCCCGGCGCTAAGATCGGTGTATTAGGTCTAAACGGTTCAGGTAAATCCACCCTACTGCGTATCATGGCAGGTCTCGATACCGAAATTGAAGGTGAAGCGCGCCCAATGCCGGGGCTCAAGATTGGTTACCTGCCACAGGAACCTAAGCTTGACCCAACGCAAACCGTTCGCGAAGCGATTGAAGAAGCGGTTTCGGAGGCGAAAAATGCCCTCAAACGTTTAGATGAAGTTTACGCAGCCTACGCCGATCCCGATGCCGACTTCGACGCGCTTGCCAAAGAGCAAGGTGAACTCGAAGCCATCATCCAAGCCCAAGACGCCCACAACCTAGACAACATTCTAGAGCGCGCCGCTAACGCACTGCGTCTGCCAGATTGGGATGAAAAAATTGAAGTGCTATCGGGTGGTGAACGCCGCCGTGTGGCAATTTGTCGTCTACTGCTCGAAAAGCCAGAAATGCTGCTGCTCGACGAACCCACCAACCACTTGGACGCCGAATCAGTCGCGTGGCTTGAGCACTTCCTGCAGGAATACTCGGGCACAGTAGTGGCGATTACCCACGACCGTTACTTCCTCGATAATGCTGCTGGCTGGATTTTAGAACTTGACCGTGGTGAAGGTATCCCATGGGAAGGTAACTACTCTTCATGGCTTGAGCAAAAAGATGCCCGCTTAAAGCAGGAATCTGCCGCTGAAAGCGCCCGTCAAAAGACCATCGCTAAGGAATTAGAATGGGTTCGCCAAGGCGCGAAAGGCCGTCAGTCTAAGGGCAAAGCCCGTATGGCGCGCTTTGAAGAGCTTAACACCTCTGATTACCAAAAACGCAACGAAACCAATGAGCTGTTCATTCCACCAGGACCGCGTTTAGGTGACAAAGTTATCGAAGTCACTAACCTGACTAAGTCCTACGGTGACCGCGTGCTGATCGACAACCTGTCGTTCTCCATTCCTAAGGGCGCTATCGTCGGTATTATCGGTGCTAACGGCGCGGGTAAATCGACCCTGTTCCGCATGCTGTCAGGCAGCGAGCAGCCCGATAGCGGCACCATCGAGTTAGGTGAAACCGTACAATTAGCGTCGGTTGAACAGTTCCGTGACTCTATGAATGACAAGAACACCATTTGGCAAGAAATCTCTGGTGGTCAAGACATCATGCGTATCAACAACATGGAAATTCCAAGCCGCGCCTATGTGGGCCGCTTCAACTTCCGTGGCGCGGATCAACAGAAAGTGATTGGCACGTTATCGGGCGGTGAGCGCAATCGTGTTCACTTAGCTAAACTGCTGCAAGCTGGCGGTAACGTACTGCTCCTCGACGAACCCACCAACGACTTAGACGTTGAAACCCTGCGTGCACTGGAGGAAGCGATTCTCGAGTTCCCAGGTTGTGCCATGGTGATTTCGCATGACCGTTGGTTCTTAGACCGTATCGCGACCCACATTCTGGACTACCGCGACGAAGGCCAAGTTAACTTCTACGAAGGTAACTACACCGAATACTCGGCGTGGCTGAAGAACACCTACGGCGCCGATGTGGTTGAACCACACCGCTTAAAATACAAGCGTATGACCAAGTAA
- the glyA gene encoding serine hydroxymethyltransferase yields the protein MLKKDMNIADYDPELFNAIQNETLRQEEHIELIASENYTSPRVMQAQGSQLTNKYAEGYPGKRYYGGCEYVDVVETLAIERAKQLFGATYANVQPHSGSQANSAVYMALLKPGDTVLGMNLAHGGHLTHGSPVNFSGKLYNIIPYGIDESGKIDYDEMERLAVEHKPKMMIGGFSAYSGIVDWARMREIADKIGAYLFVDMAHVAGLIAAGVYPNPVPHAHVVTSTTHKTLAGPRGGIILSAADDEELYKKLNSAVFPGGQGGPLMHVIAGKAVAFKEALEPEFKAYQQQVVKNAKAMVEVFLERGYKIVSGGTDNHLMLVDLIGRELTGKEADAALGSANITVNKNSVPNDPRSPFVTSGVRIGTPAITRRGFKEAEAKELTGWICDILDDAHNLDVIERVKGQVLALCARFPVYG from the coding sequence ATGCTGAAAAAAGATATGAATATCGCAGATTATGATCCGGAACTGTTTAACGCAATCCAGAACGAAACCCTGCGTCAAGAAGAGCATATTGAACTGATTGCTTCTGAAAACTACACCAGTCCTCGCGTGATGCAGGCGCAAGGTTCACAGTTAACCAACAAGTACGCCGAAGGTTACCCTGGCAAGCGTTACTACGGTGGTTGTGAGTATGTTGACGTCGTTGAAACCTTAGCAATTGAGCGTGCAAAGCAACTGTTTGGCGCAACCTATGCAAACGTTCAACCTCACTCAGGTTCTCAAGCAAACAGTGCCGTTTACATGGCATTGCTAAAACCAGGTGATACCGTTTTAGGCATGAACTTAGCCCACGGTGGCCACTTAACTCACGGTTCACCGGTAAACTTCTCTGGCAAACTGTACAACATCATTCCTTACGGTATCGATGAGTCTGGCAAAATTGACTACGACGAGATGGAGCGTCTGGCCGTAGAGCACAAGCCAAAAATGATGATCGGTGGTTTCTCTGCCTACTCAGGTATCGTTGACTGGGCAAGAATGCGTGAAATTGCAGACAAAATCGGTGCTTACCTGTTTGTTGACATGGCCCACGTTGCCGGTCTCATTGCAGCTGGCGTTTATCCAAACCCAGTGCCACACGCACACGTTGTCACGTCTACGACTCACAAGACCTTAGCGGGTCCCCGTGGCGGTATCATTCTGTCTGCGGCTGATGATGAAGAGCTTTACAAGAAGCTCAACTCAGCGGTATTCCCTGGCGGTCAAGGCGGTCCTTTGATGCACGTTATCGCGGGTAAAGCGGTTGCTTTCAAAGAAGCACTCGAGCCAGAGTTTAAAGCCTATCAACAACAAGTGGTTAAGAATGCTAAAGCCATGGTTGAAGTGTTTTTAGAGCGCGGTTACAAAATCGTTTCTGGCGGTACTGACAACCACTTAATGCTGGTTGACCTAATCGGTCGTGAACTGACGGGTAAAGAAGCCGATGCAGCTTTAGGTAGCGCAAACATCACAGTTAACAAAAACTCTGTACCAAACGATCCACGTTCACCATTTGTGACATCAGGTGTTCGTATCGGTACGCCGGCTATCACTCGCCGTGGCTTTAAAGAAGCTGAAGCAAAAGAGTTAACTGGCTGGATCTGTGACATCCTTGACGATGCCCACAACCTAGACGTTATCGAGCGCGTAAAAGGCCAAGTATTGGCACTGTGCGCCCGTTTCCCAGTTTACGGTTAA